The genomic segment CGGACATGGTGAGCGGTTGGGCTACGGGGACGGTCCCGAACCACGGGCTGGTGCTGGCGGTCTCTCCAGGCTGGCCGGGAGCGGTCGGGGCCTGCGACTCACACGGCGCGGCGGGCGGGGCTCCGGTGCTGAGCGTGCGCTACACGCCGCGCTCTGAGGATGGCCGGTGAGGAGCCGCCGCACCGAGGATGCATTGCGGGACCGCGACGAGGACAGGAGGTGATCCCGATGGCACGAACTGCGATCGGTGCCGTGGTGGTGGCGGTGTCGCTGCTGTGGTCGGCGACGGCGGCGGGAGAGTCCGCGGTGTACTGGACGTCGGCGCACGAACTGGCGCCGCCGGGGCAGTACATGAGCTACTTGACGACCTGGGGGGACCTGGACGGCGATGGGGATCCTGATGTCAGCAGCATGAAGCAGTTCTGGAACGACGGGACCTGCCCCGGAACACCGACGTGGCGGACGGAGGGGAGCGTGCTTCCGGACTGCGCGAACTGCACCGCCCCTCGCACCGCGACGCTCGGGGATCTCGATGCCGATGGCGACCTTGACCTGATCTACGGCTGCTGGCAGCCCGGACTCCGCATGTTCTGGAACGTCGGGACGCCCCAGGTGCCGCAGTGGCAACAGGACCTGTCCATGTTCGGCAGCGGGGGCGACACAGAGGCATGTCCACGCCTCGCGGACCTGGACGCCGACGGCGATCTTGACCTGGTCATCGTGAGCGCAGGAGGAGGTACGTGGTTCTGCGAGAACACAGGGACATCTCAGGCCCCGCAGTGGCTCGCGTTTTCGTGCCGGAGCATGTCACTGGGTGTGATCCCTCCCACTGGGTCAATCGCGGTCGGAGACCTGGATGGCGACGGTGACCTGGACCTGGTCACCGTGAGTACCGAGCAGTCCCTCCGGGCCTGGGAGAACGTCGGTACGCCGCAGGCGTGGCAGTTCGTGGAGAACCCCGCGATGCTGACCGGGGTCAGTGGACCACCGTTCGGCGGCGGAGGGCTTGCGCTGCTGGACGTGGACTGCGACGGAGATCTCGACCTCCTGATGCGCGACTGGGTCGGCAACGCATACCTCTGGCTGAATGAGCGTGTGTCAGCGGCGGCCTCCGCGAGTTGGGGCACGATCAAGGCCATCTTCCGGTAGAGCGCGCTGGACCCCGCAGAGAGCGGGAGCGCCGACCGCATGGGGCACCGCCCCAACGCAGTGCTCGGTGGCACGCACGTGGGGCCGTACATGGCCGCGGCACAACTGGCCCCGCCCGACGCCGCGACGCCCCTTGACAGGGGCCGCCTCGGGTGATAGCTTCCGACCTGCCGGGTTCGTGTCGTACCGCCGAGGCCCCCAGCGGGAGGGTTGGGGACCGGAGCGGTCGGCACCGAGGATCCGGCATTCGTTATGTGTGGGGTCCGCTGATCGGCACCTCCTCCGGCCCGCGCAGGAACAGCAGCACCGCCTCCTTCACGGGCTTCCCGATCGCCTGCGACAGCGCCCGCGCGTACGCTTCCGCCTGCCCGCGGTAGCGTTCCACCAGTTCGGCCGCGCCACCTTCCGTCAGCGTGTCGCTCTTGTAGTCCACGACGACGAGGCCTTCGGGCTCCTCGAACACCAGGTCCGACCTGCCCTCGACGATCCCACCGCCCGACGCGACGCAGAACGGGACCTCGCGGAACGCGCGGCCCGACGCCGCAGCGCGCCGCATCACCGGTGAGGCGAGCGCGCGGGCGACGAGGTCGGCGGCCTCGTTGGCCGCGGACACCGGGAGCCCGGCCGTCCGGGCGAGCGCAGCGGCGATGGCGCCCGCGCCGCCCGGGTTCCCGAAGTCCACGCGCTCCATCACGGCGTGGACGAGCGAGCCGAACTCGAGGCCGGCGGCCTCGCCGGGGCGACCCCGGCCGCCGGACGCGGGCGCCGCGGCCGCCTGCTCTTCGGCGCCCGAAGGAGTGCGGATGGGCGCAGGTCGATGCAGTTCGGCCGCGCGCGCCTCGCGCCTGGCGTTCCACTCCGCCAGCTCCGCGGCCGCGCGCGTCCCGGCCGGGTCCATCGCGAGCGCCCGCTCCGTGTCGACGCGAAGCGGCCTCTTCGGCCCGCGCCCGAGTTCGAGCGCGCCCGTGTCGAACGGGACGACCGTCCGGCCGCGGGCCTCCGCGAGCGAGCGCACCGGCTCCCCGGCGCGCTCGCGGACGCCGGCGAGGTGGGCGAGGAGCCCTGCCTGCCCGGCGTCGCCCTTCTTCACGAACCACGGCACCACGAGCGCGTCGCGCGCTCGCGTCATCC from the Candidatus Effluviviaceae Genus I sp. genome contains:
- a CDS encoding VCBS repeat-containing protein, which gives rise to MARTAIGAVVVAVSLLWSATAAGESAVYWTSAHELAPPGQYMSYLTTWGDLDGDGDPDVSSMKQFWNDGTCPGTPTWRTEGSVLPDCANCTAPRTATLGDLDADGDLDLIYGCWQPGLRMFWNVGTPQVPQWQQDLSMFGSGGDTEACPRLADLDADGDLDLVIVSAGGGTWFCENTGTSQAPQWLAFSCRSMSLGVIPPTGSIAVGDLDGDGDLDLVTVSTEQSLRAWENVGTPQAWQFVENPAMLTGVSGPPFGGGGLALLDVDCDGDLDLLMRDWVGNAYLWLNERVSAAASASWGTIKAIFR